A genomic region of Branchiostoma lanceolatum isolate klBraLanc5 chromosome 4, klBraLanc5.hap2, whole genome shotgun sequence contains the following coding sequences:
- the LOC136433763 gene encoding cyclin-K-like yields the protein MPCWYYEKKDIMCSPSATAGVDYATECRYRREGARFIIDAGTALGLKPQTFATGVVYFHRFYMFHTFKDFNRYVTGACCLFLAGKVEETPKKCRDIIKTARALLNDKQFAPFGDDPKIQQEEVMTLERILLQTIKFDLQVEHPYMYILKYAKSLKEDAQSLTLDKNKLHKLVQMAWTFVNDSLCTTLCLQWEPQIIAIAIMHLAGRLTKFDMLGAVQSNADKPVKNWWDRFEEDVSLELLEDICHQVLDLYSQPQGIQTPSPPPSPASRPAKRPRIESPGQMEPKPSTQAAANGVPSAERAEFSADDSSQEAVPSSSTQSYHSAPTSSTSSVKSSPMEPQSTANTELVSMDISESSNPPIEQNPAPSSSTQLPTLQASASSTSVHQQVPYNYKTSGYASQIPSTSGIPAAPVSKPPPPTQSYTQPPPPSHQPAFPPPGHPPPNYPPPNIPPPNYPPPVPPPGPPPHNTAVPPPNFPQGVPPDPSQSQTTGTSSYLPKGAADVNFSQQGSTGSYSTQGTEVGPTSSSYSADGTSMGAGGATGYSQQGYGTSQAKFGSENFVQQGAPPPGLYGPKGGDNFGNAQGGHYQQAGGYGSSGASGYGASGGNFGQQSGAYGAGGGSGASYGQPAGNTGYNQSGGYPGSGNYQGGPGKGGGYSGGGYSDSSSQFSSTPYKPPHTPTTPGYPTPPMGGSSSFQPRGPHYDTPRGPPPTGQNNSSAPTQGLPSIRITGRDGMWNRRDSRGGWNR from the exons ATGCCCTGCTGGTACTATGAGAAGAAGGACATTATGTGTTCTCCCTCCGCCACTGCTGGGGTGGACTATGCTACGGAGTGTAGGTACAGAAGGGAGGGAGCAAGGTTTATTATCGACGCTGGGACAGCACTGGGATT AAAACCACAAACCTTTGCTACTGGAGTTGTATATTTCCACAGATTCTATATGTTTCACACATTCAAGGATTTCAACAGATAT GTCACCGGTGCCTGCTGTCTGTTCCTGGCCGGGAAGGTGGAAGAGACGCCCAAGAAATGCAGAGACATCATCAAAACAGCACGGGCCTTGCTGAACGACAAGCAGTTTGCTCCATTTGGTGATGATCCCAAAATACAGCAG GAGGAGGTGATGACACTGGAGAGAATCCTCCTGCAGACCATCAAGTTCGACCTACAGGTGGaacacccctacatgtacatcctcaAGTATGCCAAGTCTCTCAAAG AAGATGCCCAGTCTCTGACTCTAGACAAGAATAAGCTGCACAAGCTGGTGCAGATGGCGTGGACATTTGTTAACGACAG CCTGTGTACGACTCTGTGCCTACAGTGGGAACCACAGATCATTGCCATTGCCATCATGCACCTGGCGGGGAGACTGACCAAGTTTGACATGCTGGGGGCTGTGCAGTCCAACGCTGACAAACCAGTCAAGAACTGGTGGGACAGGTTTGAAGAGGACGTGTCCTTGGAACTGTTGGAAG ACATCTGTCACCAGGTGTTGGACCTGTATTCCCAGCCCCAGGGCATACAAAcaccctcccctcccccctctcctGCATCTAGACCTGCCAAGAGACCCAGAATA GAATCCCCTGGTCAGATGGAACCAAAACCCTCCACACAAG CTGCAGCTAACGGAGTTCCCAGCGCAGAGAGAGCCGAGTTCTCCGCAGACGACTCCTCACAGGAAGCGGTCCCCTCCTCATCCACACAGAGCTACCACAGCGCCCCCACCTCCTCCACTTCGTCTGTTAAGTCATCCCCCATGGAACCCCAGTCCACAGCTAACACGGAACTGGTCTCCATGGACATATCAGAGAGCTCCAACCCTCCCATAGAGCAGAACCCTGCCCCAAGTAGTTCCACCCAActccctactctccaagcttCTGCGAGTAGTACGTCTGTACACCAACAGGTCCCTTACAACTACAAGACTAGTGGATACGCATCGCAGATCCCTTCCACTTCTGGTATCCCGGCTGCACCGGTTAGCAAGCCGCCACCTCCAACGCAAAGTTACACccagccccctcccccctcgcATCAGCCCGCGTTTCCTCCTCCTggccacccccctcccaactATCCTCCCCCAAACATTCCGCCCCCCAACTACCCGCCCCCAGTGCCGCCTCCAGGTCCCCCACCCCACAACACAGCCGTGCCTCCTCCGAACTTTCCCCAGGGGGTTCCACCCGACCCCTCTCAAAGTCAAACCACAGGGACCTCTTCTTACTTACCCAAGGGTGCAGCAGATGTAAATTTCAGCCAGCAGGGCTCCACAGGTAGTTACAGCACCCAGGGTACAGAAGTGGGGCCTACTAGCTCCAGTTACAGTGCCGACGGGACCAGTATGGGCGCAGGCGGTGCCACTGGGTACAGTCAGCAGGGATATGGCACCAGCCAGGCTAAGTTTGGGTCCGAAAACTTTGTGCAACAAGGAGCTCCTCCCCCGGGTTTGTACGGTCCGAAAGGAGGGGACAACTTTGGCAACGCTCAAGGTGGTCACTATCAGCAAGCCGGTGGATATGGTTCGTCTGGTGCTTCAGGCTACGGTGCAAGTGGGGGAAACTTTGGCCAGCAGTCCGGTGCTTACGGGGCAGGCGGCGGCAGCGGTGCCAGCTACGGCCAACCCGCTGGCAACACAGGCTACAACCAGAGTGGAGGCTACCCTGGCTCGGGAAACTACCAAGGGGGGCCGGGGAAGGGGGGTGGCTACTCTGGAGGGGGGTATTCTGACAGTAGTAGCCAGTTCTCTTCAACGCCATACAAGCCACCACATACCCCCACCACCCCGGGCTACCCCACCCCACCCATGGGGGGCTCCTCCAGTTTCCAACCCAGAGGACCCCACTACGACACCCCGCGGGGCCCTCCCCCCACGGGCCAGAACAACAGCTCTGCCCCAACCCAAGGACTGCCCAGTATCAGGATAACAGGCAGAGACGGCATGTGGAACAGGAGAGACTCACGTGGGGGCTGGAACAGATAA
- the LOC136433767 gene encoding actin-histidine N-methyltransferase-like, with protein MGKKSKRDRGASGSSGGGKGGGGGGGNTKPNGRNKKDVRDVMVLVNELLQKASSPGVPPGKELEEHMSIREVVERIRRKQEGWTPDPVPREECFPVFLKWLQDNDVKSDAVTIEKFEVGGYGLKAVQDIKAEELFITIPRKLMLTTETARESSLGPLIKKDRILQVMANVSLALHVLCEKYTSNSFWAPYINIFPGTYTTPLYFEEAEMLHLQGSLNFSDVLNQYKSIARQYAYFYKLFQTQPEATGLPLKECFTFDEYRWAVSTVMTRQNQVPTSDGRHLITALIPMWDMCNHSNGEFSTEFNLGSDSAECLAMREFPTDSQVYIFYGMRSNAEFLIHNGFVYPENVHDRVNIKLGVSKNDSLFAMKAEVLSRAGIHASTTFQVHCGKDPIPPELLVFLRVFTMVEGDLRELLTSEHQSAYLSCLGRLDCMVTQEQETKAWAFLETRLSLLIRSYRTSIKDVETELQAPDMTYHTRAALQLKLAEMQILSNAAEYAKTQRDKIPQLIEEKILQLAAEVALTVKVSDDLDGEFVEEVLELSEDEEELGTDQKADAHAEGTDLEVSKDGNAAVSHAEESKSPEKDSGLESSSERESVDGDAIKVNGATVEANGEASISEKDLKN; from the exons ATGGGGAAGAAAAGCAAGCGTGACCGCGGTGCCAGCGGGTCGTCAGGCGGTGGGAAaggcggcggcggcggtggtGGAAACACCAAGCCAAATGGGAGGAACAAGAAGGATGTCCGTGATGTCATGGTTCTAGTCAACGAACTTCTGCAGA AGGCCAGCAGTCCAGGGGTGCCCCCTGGCAAAGAACTGGAGGAGCACATGTCCATCCGAGAGGTGGTGGAGAGGATCAGAAGGAAACAGGAAG GCTGGACCCCCGACCCAGTCCCACGAGAGGAATGCTTTCCTGTGTTTCTGAAGTGGCTACAGGACAATGATGTTAAGAGTGATGCTGTTACCATAGAGAAGTTTGAGGTGGGAGGGTATGGACTCAAGGCTGTTCAAGACATCAAG GCTGAGGAGTTGTTCATCACCATCCCTCGGAAACTGATGCTgacaacagaaacagcaagagAGTCCAGTCTGG GTCCACTGATAAAGAAAGACAGGATTCTGCAGGTGATGGCTAACGTGTCGCTGGCGCTCCATGTTCTGTGTGAGAAGTACACATCCAACTCCTTCTGGGCACCCTACATCA ATATCTTTCCAGGCACATACACCACTCCTTTGTACTTTGAAGAAGCAGAGATGCTTCATCTACAGGGCTCACTTAACTTCA GTGATGTCCTGAACCAGTACAAGAGCATTGCCCGTCAGTATGCCTACTTCTACAAGCTGTTCCAG ACTCAGCCTGAAGCCACAGGACTGCCATTGAAGGAATGCTTCACCTTTGATgagtacag ATGGGCAGTTTCCACGGTGATGACCCGTCAGAACCAGGTCCCCACCAGCGACGGCCGACATCTCATCACGGCACTCATCCCCATGTGGGACATGTGTAACCATAGTAATGGAGAG TTCAGTACGGAGTTTAACCTGGGCAGCGACTCGGCTGAGTGCCTGGCCATGCGGGAGTTTCCCACGGACAGCCAGGTCTACATCTTCTACGGCATGCGCAGCAACGCCGAGTTCCTCATACACAACGGCTTCGTGTACCCTGAGAACGTGCACGATAGGGTCAACATCAAGCTTG GTGTGAGCAAGAACGACAGCCTGTTTGCTATGAAGGCAGAAGTCCTATCCAGAGCTGGGATTCATGC GTCCACCACCTTTCAGGTGCATTGTGGGAAGGACCCCATCCCTCCCGAGCTGCTTGTGTTCCTGAGGGTGTTCACCATGGTGGAAG GTGACTTGCGGGAGCTGCTGACGAGTGAGCACCAGTCTGCGTACCTGAGCTGCCTGGGCAGGCTGGACTGCATGGTGACGCAGGAGCAGGAGACCAAGGCCTGGGCTTTCCTGGAGACGCGCCTCTCCCTGCTCATCAGGAGCTACAGAACAAGTATCAAG GATGTAGAGACAGAGCTGCAGGCGCCTGACATGACCTACCACACCCGCGCAGCCCTGCAGCTGAAGCTGGCCGAGATGCAGATCCTCAGTAACGCCGCTGAGTACGCCAAGACCCAGAGGGACAAGATCCCCCAGCTGATCGAGGAGAAGATACTGCAGCTGGCCGCCGAAGTGGCGTTAACTGTCAAAGTGAGCGACGACCTGGACGGAGAGTTCGTAGAGGAAGTTCTGGAGCTGAGTGAGGATGAGGAGGAGTTGGGAACTGATCAGAAGGCAGACGCACATGCAGAAGGGACAGATCTAGAAGTGAGCAAAGATGGAAATGCTGCTGTATCACATGCGGAAGAATCGAAGAGTCCAGAGAAAGACAGTGGACTGGAGTCCTCCTCAGAGCGAGAGTCTGTAGATGGAGATGCCATCAAAGTGAACGGTGCCACAGTTGAAGCAAATGGTGAAGCTTCGATATcagaaaaagatttaaaaaactgA